Proteins encoded in a region of the Synechococcus sp. BIOS-U3-1 genome:
- a CDS encoding phycobilisome rod-core linker polypeptide, whose product MTVTASSGSPRVSPQLFDTLPLSSVRQAEQQDRFPDGGELNTLITFFRSGNDRLEASKIIASNAEAIVARAANRIFVGGTPLSFLEAPLSTGEVARVVDAAPLAADQAAFEQSVRTFTGDSGITKRGNFFTRLLDVAGGDADVRVVLPTGFTAISVAKYGPAFMRKSVRDLGWFLRYVGYALVAGDPSILAVNTRGLRDILLKNCSLSATNVALQEMRGACAELLRERPEARRLTIDCFNVLLKELAVATPSTKQKRGSRVSQGLQLPAIYALASETAQRFEMRPGLSGAEKAEIIRAAYRQVFERDIAKGYSQTPCRSEASQLVQGKISMREFIRALGRSKEYRNQFYGPFVNSRVVELAYRHFLGRGVSSLEEFRKAFSIVSEQGLNGLIDVIVNSSEYAQTFGEETVPYLRDLGEEAQESAGWGSNRRLFRFSAPFEGAPQYVTLYASYRQPLADQHVYGGGNDPVGNQYGAIFPSDTASVATRPAPFSYDTRRLLVSNGMAQPGQMDSPQFRGSRPRKVGPRVVRLQQISTGGSAVPSRGGQPSIRNTESSTQAVIKAVYIQVLGNSGYEGERLNSQEARLENGDISLRDFIRGVARSDAFRRRYWEGLYIAKSIEVMHRRLLGRPTFGRWEIDALFDTAARRGFYGLVDALIDSKDYGDCFGEDTVPYERFITPKDLTTRRAPGLRRALDPSIGARVNVSLTPRPEAIRREAFRTTGDVTKRNIADQSRRSGSVGKWTADISGFTPPEQLAAFMLRRSSGSATSLNQVPRSSQSNRGQAGIQAALPLGDASGYKRREGLPTQASLARVSSESELREILDATYRQLLNRVPLETERLITAESMLRDGQIDLDGFVESVALSETFQDRLSRMAPLRAATAASIALLGRASTPQETSRFLQVRAACGQPTAVRNLLELRVEIGSEPSDVPGLSTLSSRSGVPQSTITRTASLYGGNAGLTPRPDEAL is encoded by the coding sequence ATGACCGTGACCGCCAGCAGCGGCAGCCCAAGGGTCTCCCCCCAGCTGTTCGACACCCTGCCGCTCTCCAGCGTTCGTCAGGCGGAACAACAGGACCGTTTTCCCGATGGGGGTGAACTCAATACGCTGATCACGTTCTTCCGCAGCGGCAATGACCGCCTGGAAGCGTCAAAGATCATTGCCAGCAACGCGGAAGCGATCGTTGCCCGCGCGGCGAACAGAATTTTTGTCGGAGGAACTCCGCTTTCGTTCCTTGAAGCGCCTCTCAGCACAGGCGAGGTGGCTCGAGTTGTCGATGCAGCCCCGCTTGCTGCTGACCAAGCCGCTTTCGAACAATCCGTGCGCACGTTCACGGGCGACAGCGGCATCACCAAGCGAGGCAATTTCTTCACTCGGCTGCTTGATGTAGCCGGTGGCGATGCCGATGTACGAGTCGTCCTGCCCACGGGATTCACCGCCATCAGCGTGGCCAAGTACGGGCCGGCATTCATGCGCAAATCAGTGCGCGACTTGGGTTGGTTTCTTCGCTACGTGGGCTACGCATTGGTAGCCGGTGACCCAAGCATTCTTGCGGTGAACACGCGCGGACTGCGCGACATTCTTCTCAAAAATTGTTCTCTGAGCGCCACCAATGTGGCCCTCCAAGAAATGCGAGGGGCCTGTGCGGAGCTACTTCGGGAGCGCCCAGAGGCCCGCCGCCTCACCATCGACTGCTTCAACGTGCTCCTGAAGGAGCTTGCCGTTGCGACGCCTTCCACGAAACAAAAGCGTGGCAGCCGCGTCAGCCAAGGGCTTCAGCTTCCAGCGATCTACGCCCTGGCATCCGAAACAGCACAGCGTTTCGAAATGCGTCCGGGCCTGTCCGGAGCGGAGAAAGCTGAAATCATCCGAGCCGCTTATCGACAAGTCTTCGAGCGCGACATCGCCAAGGGCTATTCCCAGACCCCATGTCGTTCAGAAGCAAGCCAGCTAGTGCAGGGCAAGATTTCCATGCGGGAATTCATCCGCGCCCTAGGCCGCAGCAAGGAATACCGGAACCAGTTTTACGGACCCTTCGTGAACAGCCGAGTTGTGGAACTGGCCTACCGCCATTTCCTCGGACGCGGCGTCAGTTCGCTCGAGGAATTCCGCAAAGCATTTTCGATCGTCAGCGAGCAGGGCCTGAACGGTCTGATTGATGTGATCGTGAACAGCAGCGAATATGCACAGACCTTCGGTGAGGAGACTGTTCCATACCTCCGCGACCTGGGTGAAGAGGCACAGGAAAGTGCTGGCTGGGGTTCAAACCGTCGTTTGTTCCGCTTCAGTGCGCCGTTTGAGGGAGCACCTCAATACGTGACGCTTTATGCCTCCTACCGGCAGCCTCTCGCTGATCAGCATGTTTACGGCGGCGGCAATGATCCTGTAGGGAACCAATACGGAGCGATTTTCCCTTCGGACACTGCTTCAGTGGCGACACGTCCTGCACCCTTCAGCTACGACACCCGCCGCCTGCTGGTGAGCAATGGCATGGCGCAACCTGGACAGATGGACAGTCCTCAGTTCCGAGGCAGTCGTCCGCGCAAGGTTGGACCGAGAGTCGTTCGACTCCAGCAAATCTCCACTGGCGGTTCAGCCGTTCCGAGCCGCGGCGGTCAGCCCAGCATTCGCAACACCGAATCCTCAACCCAGGCGGTAATCAAAGCCGTTTACATCCAGGTGCTCGGCAACTCTGGCTACGAAGGAGAACGCCTCAACTCCCAGGAAGCCCGTCTTGAAAACGGTGACATCAGCCTCCGCGACTTCATCCGCGGCGTGGCTCGCTCGGATGCCTTCCGCCGTCGCTACTGGGAAGGCCTTTACATCGCCAAATCCATCGAAGTGATGCACCGCCGTCTGCTGGGCAGGCCCACCTTCGGTCGCTGGGAGATCGATGCGCTCTTCGACACTGCAGCTCGCCGTGGTTTTTACGGTCTGGTCGACGCCCTAATCGACAGCAAGGACTACGGAGATTGCTTCGGTGAAGACACCGTGCCGTACGAGCGCTTCATTACGCCGAAAGACCTGACCACTCGTCGTGCTCCCGGATTACGCAGAGCTTTGGATCCCTCGATCGGGGCCAGAGTCAACGTGTCGCTGACTCCACGGCCCGAAGCCATTCGCCGCGAAGCATTCCGCACGACCGGTGACGTCACCAAGAGAAATATCGCTGATCAGAGTCGACGCAGCGGCTCCGTCGGAAAGTGGACAGCCGACATCAGCGGGTTCACCCCGCCGGAACAGCTGGCCGCTTTCATGCTGCGGCGCTCATCCGGCTCCGCAACATCGCTCAACCAGGTGCCCCGCTCGTCCCAGTCCAACCGTGGGCAAGCTGGGATTCAGGCGGCACTCCCTCTCGGCGATGCCAGTGGTTACAAGCGACGCGAGGGGCTTCCCACCCAGGCATCCCTCGCAAGGGTGTCCAGTGAGTCCGAACTGAGAGAGATCCTTGATGCGACTTACCGCCAGTTGTTGAATCGCGTGCCACTGGAAACAGAGCGCCTGATCACAGCGGAGTCAATGCTCAGAGATGGGCAGATTGATCTCGATGGCTTCGTCGAATCAGTTGCTCTGAGCGAGACCTTCCAAGATCGACTCTCACGGATGGCACCGCTTCGCGCTGCAACCGCTGCAAGCATCGCTCTTCTTGGCAGAGCCTCAACTCCACAGGAGACAAGCCGCTTTCTCCAGGTCAGAGCAGCCTGTGGACAACCCACTGCCGTGCGCAATCTGCTCGAACTTCGAGTCGAGATCGGCTCTGAACCGTCGGATGTGCCGGGGCTCAGCACGCTGAGCTCGCGCAGTGGTGTGCCC